The sequence gccgtatacaatgggactatgacatcttgtgattttgatgtgatgcccctgttgatacagcccaaaatggcatttgccttttttaccgctgcatcacactgcctgctcatgtttagtttacaatccacaagtaccccaaggtctcgttcacaaacagtgttacctagaagcgtatcccccatccagtaggcatgcttttcatttttctgacccagatgcagaactttacacttatctttattaaattgcatcttgttctcttttgcccatttttccattgtgttcagatctcgttgaactctgtctctatcttccagagtatttgctagtcctcccaatttggtgtcatctgcaaacttgatgagtagtccctccaccccctcatctagatcattaataaatatgttaaaaagtaccggaccgagccccgagccctgaggtaccccgctattcacctctctccagtctgatgaaacaccattgacaacatcaTCCACCACAACCTAATTTGTTCCAGTTGTTTACCCAGAGAATCACCTCTAAATGTATTTATGGTAGGATTCACACCATGTTTTCACTGCCCCCCTACAATTTCCCTTATGAAAATGTGGAAGACCACTTTATAGTATCCAAAGAAGTGAACTCTGTCTCATATTGGAATACATGCCATTCATCTTTCGAGCACCCCTGCCAtttggttttattttgctgcagcaGACTTTACGAATTATGGGACATCATGTGCCGAGACAAATGATGCCGCTCCCGAAAGTATTCCTGGCAGACAGGGCAGGTCAGCTTGTCCTCTCTCCTCCTGCTGCTTTGGGACTCAGGGAATGTGCTCTCCTTTTTGTGGTGGGAGCGCATGTGGAACACAAGGTCAGATGTCATACGGAAGGAGAGGTTGCATTTGGCGCACCAATTCTGGGCTGCCACCCCAAAGGAGGTAaaggtggggggcaggagagTCAAAGAAGCAGAGTGGGAGCCTGAGGTGGGTAGGGTCAGGAGCTGTCCTTCCGTTAATCGGGGCCATAGACCTGGAGGGCCAGAGAAAGGACCACTCTGTAGCAAAGAAGAGCTACTGAAATCACTGACAAAGACCTTGGAAGTGAACAAGCTGCCATAGCGCATGACATCAGTGGCACTGATGCATCCTGGCAGATCCCCCAGGCCTTTTGCCAGATTGTTCTCCTCATGAGGAACAGCCCCAGACTTCCTGTCCAGCAAGCGCTTGGCTGGCTTCCTGAAGGCACTCTTTGGTTCCCCAGCCACTCTGGTGGGCCAGACCAATGAGAAGGCACTTCCAGGGGAACTTGGCCTGGGAAGGCTCAAGGCCTGCTCTTTGCTGGAGGGAGTTGCTGCAGCCCTCTGCTGTGGCTCATGCTCCTCCCCGGTTTTCACCTTCTCTTTTGTTTGCTTCACTTCAGTGAAGGCAGTGTCCTTCAGAGCATCCTTCTTAAGGAAAGCAGGTTTTCTTGTAATGGACTTCCAGAGAGCTCCTCCTGATGACTGCTGTCCCAGGTtaccctccctgcccccaccatggTGTTCTTGATAGAGGCAATTTGTCTTCTCCAGCAGAACCATCTTCTTGCCTTGGCTGCTTTCTGTTTCACTGGAAtttgctctcctctccccacccaagtGACTGGCACCAtctttccaagcagccattttgtcctcaAGGTCCCTGGCCAAATTGTGGAAGTTTGTGGGCTGCTCTGCTGATCTTCTTTTCATGACCTTTGGAGTACAGAGGCTTCTCCGGAGCTGGGCGCTGTTCTCTGGGCAGCAGAAGAAGCGGACATGTGAGAGGTAGGCATGCTCCCAATGGAAAACTTGCTTGCAGCTCGGACAACACAGCTCTAAGAAGGAAGGTGAAAACTGGTTAAAGGTCACTGATCCAAGTCCCAGTGGGGTGTTCTGCTAGTGATGAGGGAAACAGGGGACTTGATCTCCTGCATAGTAGAGACCTAGCAAGGCAGTCTCTTTCTCTCAGCCACAGCAGTAACATCCGGAAGGACTGTGGCAAGAATAGAAAGGAAGTATCCTGCACATGGTTGTGAAAGTAATTATTGATATTATTACTGTTTTGATtaattcgttcattcattcactcattcattcatttatagttTAATTTGTATAACGCACGATCTgggggcagtgaacaacaaagTCAAAAGCTAACAATTCATTACAACAGATATATATGTCAAATACAAGCTGTAGTGGAGACAACTCCTTCAGATAGTCCACCAGTAGGAAAAAGGAAGTCCAGGGGATCTGCACAGCAACTGCTGATGAAACTGCTGATGAAACtttctcctattggtggaatatcccctaCTCAGGGCCAACCATGAttcttgcttggtgtagtggttaggagtgcggactcctaatctggtgagccaggttcaattctgcactcccccacatgcagccagctgggtgaccttgggctcgccacggcactgataaaactgttctgaccgagcagtgatattagggctctctcagcctcacctcgctctcaggatgtatgttgtggggagaggaaagggaaggggattggaagccgctttgagactcctttgggtagagaaaagcggcatataagaaccaactcttcttcttcagtaatatcagggctctctcagcctcacctccctcacaggatgtctgttgtggggagagaaaggggaaggtgactgtaagctgcttttagactcctttgagtagagaaaagtggcatataagaaccaactcttctactgctgctgctgctccagattctgcactcccctacttTTCTGAAGCTGTGGAGAGTGTAGCTTTAGAAAGGGAATATAGGGAGAGAGTTTAAAGACCCTGCGAAGTAGCTGAGCCTTAGTATCAGTTGCTTGGCAGTGTCTAGGGTGGAGGCTCCAGGCTGCTCAGACAAGGCTTTTCATTTGGATGAACAgataacttcaagaggaactaagaaagaaaaggaaaatgttcaggaaatggagggaaggacagagctctaaagaggaGGAAACtactacaggttactaggcactgtagatcagtcgtcagaaaggccaaagctgagagtgagctaagattggccagggaagcccattgtaacaagaaaagatttttcagttatgtgaggagcaaacgtaaagtaaggaggcaataggcccattgttgggtgcggatggacaaactctaacggaagatgcagagaaagcagaaaggcttagtgcctattttacatctgattttttctcacaggtcaaagggtttaggcacatctacagatggcagtagccaaaggatagtgtctgggtggcaggttaacatggatagagagattgtcgagaggcatttagctgcattggatgagttcaaatcccctgggccggatgaaatgcacccgagagtgctcaaagaactttccagagaacttgcacagcccttgtccatcatcttcgggaccactttaaggactggagatgtcccagaggactgtgagagagcaaacgttattctgatcttcaaaaaagggaggaaggatgacccgggaaactacagaccagtgagtctgacctctgttgtggggaagataatggagaagatattaaagggagcaatctgcaaacatctggaggacaatttggtgttccaaggaagtcagcatggatttgtctccaacaggtcttgccagaccaacctggtttccttttttgaccaagtaacaggtttgctggatcggggaaattcggttgatgtcgtttacttggattttagtaaagcttttgacaaggttccccatgatgttctgatggataagttgaaagactgcaatccggattttcagatagtcaggtggatatggcattggttagagaaccgcactcaaagagttgttgtcaatggtgtttcatcagactggagagaggtgagcacAGTacagtacctcagggctcagtgcttggcccggtactttgtaacatatttattaatgatctagatgagggggtggagggactactcatcaagtttgcagatgacaccaaattgggaggactggcaaatactccagaagatagagacagagttcaacgagatctgaacacaatggaaaaatgggcaaatgagaacatgatgcaatttaataaagataagtgtaaagttctgcatctgggtcagaaaactgaaaagcatgcctactggatgggggatacaattctaggtaacactgtgtgtgaacgagaccttggagtacttgtggattgtaaactaaacatgagcaggcagtgtgatgcagcggtaaaaaaggcaaatgccattttgggctgtatcaacaggggcatcacatcaaaatcacaagatgtcatagtcccattgtatatggcactggtcagaccacacctggagtactgtgtgcagaatgTCGGCATGCAACAGAGCTTTCTGGCAAGCCTAGATAAGTATTCAACAAGAAAATACCTGAAAAGTTGGCATTTGAGATGAAGGGCCTCCTGACAGTACAGCAGAAGGAAAGCCCTTAGTTCTCATAATGTACCTGTGcattatgtcagtggtccccaacttttattaggctggggaccggcagggcatcgggctgcacccgcggggaccgcgcccgcgcgggcaacgcccatgcttcgggccgtgcctgcgggccgtgcccgcgcaatgagccgcgcccgcgagccgcacccgcggatcgggccgcgcccgcgagccgcgcccgcggatcgggccgcactcgCGGGCCGCGTCCGCAGATCAGgccgcgcgggcgtggcctgcacaggcgcagcccggccctgattccctctccccgccctcccgcagtaagaagcttcccgggccgcaagcttgcggcctgggaagttttttactgcggagggggggcggggagagggagccgcggcccggcgccatggcctttgtggcccggcggcgggccgcggcccgcagtttggggaccactgcattatgttatctgtacctatttcctgttccctgtaaaccgccctgagccttcaggggagggaggtaaatagatagatagatagatagatagatagatagatagatagatagatagatagacagacagacagacagacagacagacagacagacagacagacagacagacagacagacagacagacagataacgTTGCAgacctgataatgctgttctgactgagcagtactgCCCAAGCTCTCTCAGTGGGGAttagaagggaaggtgaatgtaagccactttgagactcctttgggaagtgaaaagcagaatataacaaccaattcttcttcaaagaTACTCCCTTGACTGCAGCTTTTCAGCATCTTGGTATCTGCTAGCTTCACAACAGCAGCTTCACACAGGGTGCAGGGAGATGTTTACAAGCCTATTGAAAAAAAGGAACATCAGAGTCCTAGCTTAACTGACCAGTGTGCACACTTACTCACAACCCAGTTTAAGCACAAGTGAGAACAAACTCATTCAAACATAACTTGACTGATGTCAATGAGACCGGACCACTTTCTGCTGTGCCATGGGAATCTTGGCTTTGGGCGTTCCAGCTGGCAATCCCATGTGGTGCCATCCCTTCAGATTCCCTGGACACATACAACTGCCAGCTTCCAAAGAGAAGCCATGTCTgccccagacagaaagggctgGGAAGTGGCAAGCTCAGGTGAGATCTCATGAGATGGCAAAGACTGGCAAACCCGCTCTCTCCTTTCCAAGCTGCCAGTCACCTCTCAGGGCCTGGAGCCTtgggcctggagatttcttgtaatgacagctggtctccagatgaggaaaatcagttccccaggagaaaatagctgcttccccaaatcctgcccacctcAAATCTTCACGAATTGccgaacctggagttggcaaccctcactGGTCCAGCTGTCCACACTCACCGCTCTGGAGCTGCCTGCCGGCTTGGATCTCTCCAAACCCCAGAAGTTGGGAAAGTTCCTCATTGTACCAAACCAGGAGTTCCTCATTCCTGAATATGGACCTCGTGGGCCGATAGTACAGCTGGCCATGGCTTAAGTAAGCTTCAAGGTTCTGCTGTTTCTTGTTGGCTGCAGCCTGGACCAGCCTCATCCAAGGAAATCCACCAGGGCTTGGCACTGCCATGACATCTACCTGTTAGACAGAAAGCAGAGGCAGCCTGATGTAGCAGCTGAAGTGTTGGAGGAGAATCCAGGAAATGTAGAATCCAATCtgcgctctgccatggaagctctcagGATTACCTCAGGCCAgccactctcagcctgacccacctcacaaggttgttgtgaggataaaatggaggagaggagaccgaTGTAAtctggggaagaaaggcagggtatgaatacACTTGAGAGGCATCTCACCTGGCCATATCTGCTCTGGGTGAGCCCTGCCATGTTGGGGACTATAGCCATTATAACAGCGAGTGTTCTTCCACAAACTAGATTTAGTTCATGGCTTCTGTCTCAAGATCACATTGAGGTAGTATTGCCAGGTCATGTGTGGCAACTGGCAGGAACTTCAGGGTCAGGGACATGGGAGCGACACAATGTTATTTATGCTGGGAGAAATCTGACGTCGGCCAGCTGTAGGAACAGTCGGAAGTGCTAGGAATAGCtggaagctctatggtaaaactgtagattcctagaactacccgaTGTCATGTCTGGATTTCCCCCAAAGTTACATCACAGTGCATGCAGCcccaattttaaataaaatctccCCCAAAGAGGGCAGGGTTCTCATTTCTGTGTCCTGAATTACAGTACTGGAGACACATTGGGTTGTGGGTTGTGGACCAACAGTTCCTCACTGGGACATTTACTGCATGGAAGgctccatgctgggctgcagcctgctgTTTGAGCCAGGTCAGGTTGCTTTACCTCTTCCTACACctgcatgggggaacatttggtccGCTGTACCTTATCCACCCTGAATTTGGCTCCCGCACAGGAGCGAGAGGGGACATGAGGTTCCCTCATGCTGCAGGACCGTGTGggacttttttgtttgttcaaGAATGCAGTATTGTGTTAgtagcaataccacattcttaaacaaCCACAAAAAAACCTCAGCCACCTGGGgcttccagggctgaatctgcatggagcttttattgcaatcccaggtcgattcagtccctgccatctacatagCATGCAATTTACATAGCATGCCATctacaagcatgattgatctggagtgaccttaccttttccccacaatatcctggagtggttttaactgtcaatatttgaaaaattgccatgaataagcatgcagctctctgcttttccccgaaataacttgttgctgccccATGGCTCCAATGGTGTAACAAGGAAGTCTGTCCCTGGttggctgggcgccagttcaaaTAATTCCTAATTCCtgattgcaagatttattttattttttaaaggtttaatgtgactgtgctccacaatccacacttctcgcagcagagatttgcctcattctgtgagaggctgctgctgtctcatctctGCTCGTCTCAgctcccctcccacctgccctcctGTCCTCCCGCCCACTTGCAGATTCattccctgtgaagtaggagaggctgagagatcagggaggcagttctcttaattctgggtcctcatctctgctcatcttgccccccccctgcccactcGCACGTAGGCAGGCTCATGCAGATTGGTTTCTCTTTCAAGTCAGTGGGGGGGGAGTacaaagacttgggttcaaatctatctgaattcagcaggatcgaaatcagaaaagaaaaaaaaacaacctccgtgcagattcagcccaggtcactGTATGTTGGgttagggtggggaggagctaggCTTGGatagcccaactcttcttcagcctcACAGCCCAGGTCCAACATAGGCCCCATTCTTGTCCATCAGCATGGTATAACATCaaaatgtccaccctccaaagcagtcattttctccagggaaatggatcaCTGCGGTCTGAAGTCCA is a genomic window of Paroedura picta isolate Pp20150507F chromosome 8, Ppicta_v3.0, whole genome shotgun sequence containing:
- the ZNF488 gene encoding zinc finger protein 488 isoform X3; translation: MAVPSPGGFPWMRLVQAAANKKQQNLEAYLSHGQLYYRPTRSIFRNEELLVWYNEELSQLLGFGEIQAGRQLQSELCCPSCKQVFHWEHAYLSHVRFFCCPENSAQLRRSLCTPKVMKRRSAEQPTNFHNLARDLEDKMAAWKDGASHLGGERRANSSETESSQGKKMVLLEKTNCLYQEHHGGGREGNLGQQSSGGALWKSITRKPAFLKKDALKDTAFTEVKQTKEKVKTGEEHEPQQRAAATPSSKEQALSLPRPSSPGSAFSLVWPTRVAGEPKSAFRKPAKRLLDRKSGAVPHEENNLAKGLGDLPGCISATDVMRYGSLFTSKVFVSDFSSSSLLQSGPFSGPPGLWPRLTEGQLLTLPTSGSHSASLTLLPPTFTSFGVAAQNWCAKCNLSFRMTSDLVFHMRSHHKKESTFPESQSSRRREDKLTCPVCQEYFRERHHLSRHMMSHNS
- the ZNF488 gene encoding zinc finger protein 488 isoform X2; the protein is MELPLLPKSVWLSDNWFLHQPFPDALVTVHTTQEITKETILGPCLLQDTKLDTVAFIALKCSEKRNVHYIVKVDVMAVPSPGGFPWMRLVQAAANKKQQNLEAYLSHGQLYYRPTRSIFRNEELLVWYNEELSQLLGFGEIQAGRQLQSELCCPSCKQVFHWEHAYLSHVRFFCCPENSAQLRRSLCTPKVMKRRSAEQPTNFHNLARDLEDKMAAWKDGASHLGGERRANSSETESSQGKKMVLLEKTNCLYQEHHGGGREGNLGQQSSGGALWKSITRKPAFLKKDALKDTAFTEVKQTKEKVKTGEEHEPQQRAAATPSSKEQALSLPRPSSPGSAFSLVWPTRVAGEPKSAFRKPAKRLLDRKSGAVPHEENNLAKGLGDLPGCISATDVMRYGSLFTSKVFVSDFSSSSLLQSGPFSGPPGLWPRLTEGQLLTLPTSGSHSASLTLLPPTFTSFGVAAQNWCAKCNLSFRMTSDLVFHMRSHHKKESTFPESQSSRRREDKLTCPVCQEYFRERHHLSRHMMSHNS
- the ZNF488 gene encoding zinc finger protein 488 isoform X1, producing MRLVMELPLLPKSVWLSDNWFLHQPFPDALVTVHTTQEITKETILGPCLLQDTKLDTVAFIALKCSEKRNVHYIVKVDVMAVPSPGGFPWMRLVQAAANKKQQNLEAYLSHGQLYYRPTRSIFRNEELLVWYNEELSQLLGFGEIQAGRQLQSELCCPSCKQVFHWEHAYLSHVRFFCCPENSAQLRRSLCTPKVMKRRSAEQPTNFHNLARDLEDKMAAWKDGASHLGGERRANSSETESSQGKKMVLLEKTNCLYQEHHGGGREGNLGQQSSGGALWKSITRKPAFLKKDALKDTAFTEVKQTKEKVKTGEEHEPQQRAAATPSSKEQALSLPRPSSPGSAFSLVWPTRVAGEPKSAFRKPAKRLLDRKSGAVPHEENNLAKGLGDLPGCISATDVMRYGSLFTSKVFVSDFSSSSLLQSGPFSGPPGLWPRLTEGQLLTLPTSGSHSASLTLLPPTFTSFGVAAQNWCAKCNLSFRMTSDLVFHMRSHHKKESTFPESQSSRRREDKLTCPVCQEYFRERHHLSRHMMSHNS